Proteins co-encoded in one Thermodesulfobacteriota bacterium genomic window:
- a CDS encoding TrpB-like pyridoxal phosphate-dependent enzyme gives MKEFKVFLKEEEIPKQWYNIQADLPSPLQPPLHPATGQPIGPQDLAPVFPMNLIEQEVSTQRWIDIPEEVLEKLLIWRPTPLHRAYALEKALGTPARIYYKNEGVSPPGSHKPNTAVAQAYYNKVFGIKRITTETGAGQWGSALSFACCLFGLECKVYMVRISYDQKPYRRLMMNTWGATCVPSPSKDTNAGRKVLEENPDSPGSLGIAISEAIEDAVTSKDTRYSLGSVLNHVLMHQTIIGLEAKKQLEKLGEKKVDIVTGCAGGGSNFAGLAFPFVLDKINGADITIIPAEPTSCPTMTRAPFVYDFGDTAATTPLIPMHSLGHKFIPPPIHAGGLRYHGIAPLISQLIIEGLVEPRAYNQLECFAGAVLWARTEGQIPAPETSHAIAVVIEEAKKAKEEGKEKVILLNWSGHGIMDLGGYDSYFSGKLSDYPLPEEIMQKSLKDLEGLPKPKMMRRGKPI, from the coding sequence ATGAAGGAGTTTAAAGTCTTTCTGAAGGAAGAGGAAATTCCGAAGCAATGGTACAATATCCAGGCGGATCTCCCGTCTCCTCTGCAACCCCCGCTCCACCCCGCCACCGGTCAACCGATCGGACCCCAGGATCTCGCTCCGGTCTTTCCCATGAACCTCATCGAACAGGAAGTGAGCACCCAACGCTGGATCGACATTCCGGAGGAGGTCCTCGAAAAACTTCTCATCTGGCGGCCCACCCCGCTTCACCGGGCCTATGCCCTCGAAAAGGCCCTTGGCACCCCGGCCAGGATCTACTACAAGAACGAAGGCGTCAGCCCTCCGGGGAGCCATAAACCTAACACCGCGGTCGCCCAGGCTTACTATAATAAGGTCTTCGGGATCAAACGGATCACCACGGAGACGGGCGCAGGCCAGTGGGGAAGCGCCCTCAGCTTCGCCTGCTGCCTCTTCGGCCTGGAGTGCAAAGTCTATATGGTGAGGATCAGCTACGACCAGAAACCTTACCGTCGCCTGATGATGAATACCTGGGGCGCCACCTGCGTCCCCAGCCCGAGCAAGGACACCAACGCAGGCCGCAAGGTCCTCGAAGAGAACCCCGACTCCCCTGGAAGCCTTGGCATCGCCATCAGCGAGGCCATCGAGGATGCGGTCACCTCGAAGGATACCCGCTATTCCCTCGGGAGCGTCTTGAACCACGTCCTGATGCACCAGACCATCATCGGACTGGAGGCGAAAAAACAGTTGGAGAAATTGGGCGAGAAGAAGGTCGACATCGTGACCGGTTGTGCAGGCGGGGGGAGCAATTTCGCCGGCTTGGCCTTCCCCTTCGTCCTCGACAAGATCAACGGCGCCGACATCACCATCATCCCTGCCGAACCGACCTCCTGTCCCACCATGACCCGGGCGCCCTTTGTCTACGATTTCGGCGATACCGCCGCGACGACCCCGCTGATCCCCATGCACAGCCTCGGCCATAAATTCATCCCTCCCCCCATCCATGCCGGTGGGCTTCGATATCACGGCATCGCCCCGCTGATCAGCCAGCTCATCATCGAAGGGCTCGTCGAACCCCGTGCCTACAACCAGCTGGAGTGTTTTGCCGGTGCGGTCCTCTGGGCCAGGACCGAAGGCCAGATCCCTGCGCCGGAGACGAGCCACGCCATCGCCGTGGTCATCGAGGAGGCGAAGAAGGCAAAGGAGGAGGGGAAAGAGAAGGTCATCCTGCTCAACTGGAGCGGCCACGGGATCATGGACCTCGGAGGCTACGACTCCTACTTCAGTGGCAAATTGAGCGACTACCCCTTGCCCGAAGAGATCATGCAGAAGTCGCTCAAAGATCTCGAGGGACTTCCCAAACCCAAAATGATGAGGAGGGGGAAACCCATCTGA
- a CDS encoding pyridoxal phosphate-dependent aminotransferase, with protein MLISDRLANLKPSGVRRIFDLARQMKDPINLSIGEPDFDIPDPIKEEGIEWIRKGFNKYTPTQGIPELREKIASHLKKKGIHFEEVMVTAGVTGGLLLASLALINPGDEVLIPDPFFVMFEYQVLLMGGVPVFLDTYPDFRLREEELVRKLSKKTKFIIINSPNNPTGAIYPKEDLEMVVRQARKRDLLILSDDTYDAFVYDEPSCPTIGQLYEKTLTLGGFSKTWAMTGWRLGYVAGPKEILQQMITLQQYTFSSVNSVAQKAALKALDHPMGDYIKEQYRRKRDLIYEGLKEKFQVQKPRGAFYIFPEVPGGDGEAFVEKAIRNNLFIVPGSVFSKKKTHVRISFAAPEETLLRGIEVLNRIG; from the coding sequence ATGCTGATCTCGGATCGACTGGCAAATCTCAAACCCTCTGGGGTTAGGCGGATCTTCGATCTCGCAAGGCAGATGAAGGATCCCATCAACCTGAGCATCGGAGAGCCAGATTTCGACATCCCCGACCCCATCAAGGAGGAGGGGATCGAATGGATTCGAAAGGGGTTCAATAAATACACGCCCACACAGGGCATTCCCGAGCTTCGGGAGAAGATCGCCTCCCATCTGAAAAAGAAGGGGATCCACTTTGAAGAGGTGATGGTCACCGCAGGGGTGACCGGAGGACTCCTCCTTGCCAGTCTCGCCCTGATCAACCCAGGAGACGAGGTCCTCATCCCCGATCCTTTCTTCGTGATGTTCGAATATCAGGTCCTCCTCATGGGCGGGGTCCCGGTCTTCCTCGACACCTATCCCGACTTCCGTTTGAGGGAGGAAGAATTGGTCCGGAAGCTATCGAAGAAGACGAAATTCATCATCATCAACAGCCCCAACAACCCCACCGGAGCGATCTATCCGAAGGAAGACCTCGAAATGGTCGTCCGACAGGCGCGGAAGCGGGACCTCCTCATCCTCTCGGACGACACCTATGACGCCTTCGTCTACGACGAACCCTCTTGTCCCACGATCGGCCAGCTCTATGAGAAGACCCTGACTTTGGGAGGCTTCTCGAAGACCTGGGCCATGACCGGCTGGAGGCTCGGATATGTGGCGGGTCCAAAAGAGATCCTCCAACAGATGATCACCCTTCAGCAGTATACCTTCTCGAGCGTCAACTCCGTCGCCCAGAAGGCAGCCCTTAAGGCCCTCGATCACCCCATGGGAGATTACATCAAAGAACAGTACCGGAGGAAAAGGGACCTGATCTACGAGGGATTGAAGGAGAAGTTTCAAGTTCAGAAGCCGAGGGGAGCCTTCTATATCTTTCCCGAGGTCCCGGGGGGGGATGGAGAGGCCTTTGTGGAGAAGGCGATTCGAAACAATCTCTTCATCGTCCCCGGCAGCGTCTTCTCGAAAAAGAAGACCCACGTGAGGATCTCCTTCGCCGCACCCGAGGAGACCCTCCTCAGGGGAATTGAAGTGCTCAACCGGATTGGTTAG